Part of the Pomacea canaliculata isolate SZHN2017 linkage group LG11, ASM307304v1, whole genome shotgun sequence genome is shown below.
ACACAAACAGACCAAGAGACTGACTTAGATGGTAAGGCATCAGTAATAAAGGCAAGGTCATAAAGATAACGGTAGCACAGCATGACAATCTTGAGTAAAGTTAGCTcagactgaaagaaaatgaacctCACAGAGGAGAGCTATTGCATAATCTGCATTTCATCTACGGAAGACAACATAAGCAGCATCAGTCTGAGCCTTGTGTAGTTTTTTCAGTATCCAGTTAGGGATATCAATGAATTGAGAGTTTCAGAAATCCAACCAGGACAGTAGCTTTTCAGTGGCAGAAACTGACAGGAAGGGTTGGATATGACTAATTCTGTAAAGCTTAAGGAGGGTAGATTTTGAGATTTAAGCCATGTTTACAAATCAACTATATTAATTGCATGTGACCAAATAGAATTCTGGCTTTTATAGAagattctttttattcctttatctCATCTTTCTCCCACGaaactgcattttaaatatttaaaaaaaaactgctgtggTGTTCTGTTCTGAAACTTGAAACCATGAAAACTTTTCCTCTGTTTACATGACATTCATGAAATGGGCACTTGTATTTCTCAATAACTAAAATAATCAGCTTGGCTCACCATCAACATATTTTAGCAAAATTAAATAACAGTTATGAAATTATACCATGCTATTGCACACATTGATGTTTATAAATCTATATATAGATAATCATCAATCCctactcaaaaaacaaaatgcacaggATGagtacatatgcacacacacatacactatgaGAGTATTCAATCAAAACATCAGTAAAAACATACCTTTAAGATTTGAATTGTCAGAAGTGCGAATTTGAGGCAGAAATCTATGATATTGTTGTTAGGATTCCAGTTGACCCACTCACTGGGTGGTGGCACAGGCTCTGGTATGGGCACCCTGCTCATCTCTAAAATTCGTGAGGAGTACCCTGACAGAATCATGAACACCTTCTCTGTTGTTCCATCGCCAAAGGTTTATTATTCTTGCAGTCTCATTTCAAtttccctttgattagtttagCTATATATTGCTAATCTAACTTCCTAATGTGATTGGTCCACGGATGGTTTGTGATcctttttcaacaaataaatttgttttcctaGTGGGATGAAGAATGTAAGAGGTAacttggtttttcttttcaagtttaTGGATtaatctgtaaattttttaaagtgtttcaaCATCCACTTTGTCCAATAAATTGCTTTTTATGGCTCATGCTTAATATATGGCTTTTTTGGAAgaaatttgatatattttaacaGGTATTGTGATGTGTTagcaaaattatgttttgtttgttaactCCAAGATCAGTCGCAGCCCATGATGTTTTGTCTCCATTGAATTTTGAAGTGTAGCGTTTATTTGAATGTTGTATAAAATGCGAAAGTGAATTGGAGAATCAAACAGTGGTTTGCAGTTTTTCATTATAcattgttaagaaaaaaaaccaacaaaaaacatgggggtttttttgggagggggttGTTTTTAGCAATTAGCATCTGTGGtatttgatgattgtctcccttcttcCAAACTGATTGTCTAAATTGGAGTTTCTTATGATAAAGTATTCATATCTCTAAATTGTTACTGCATCTATGACATCCATTATTATCTATTTTATAGGTGtccaaattaatatttttttctgtctgtatgttCAGAGCAAACCTTATGacttttatttatcaacagGTTTCAGATACAGTTGTGGAACCATATAATGCTACTCTATCTGTTCATCAACTTGTTGAAAACACAGATGAAACCTACTGCATTGACAATGAGGCCCTGTACGATATTTGCTTCCGCACTCTCAAACTGACCACACCTACCTATGGTGACCTCAACCATCTAGTGTCAGCCACCATGTCAGGTAACTGTAAGATCCCACTCTGCATGCAGGATGCCTTAACCTGTTGCAGACATCAGCTTTTGCAGGAATACTCACAATTCTTGTGCACATATGTACTTACACATTCTGTCATCAAGTGACAATTAAAGGAATTAAATGGTCCTTGTTGTGTATTtcataaaacttataaaaaaaacctggagATTATAGTCACATAAGTTAAATCAAGGCTATGTACAATGAGAAACATAGTAAAGCATacatttgaagatttttaaaattgttttaaaatttattttctagtaATGGTATGCAGACTTTTATCATATCTTAAGGATAAATGTCCATAAGACATTAAGTTTCTAAACAACTATgtatattaaatttaataatgaTCTTTATGATTCAATGGGGAAGTAATCTTCACAGCTTGATATGTGATCGTTCTTGTCAGCTCAAAACCTTAGTGACTCAGACCAACTTTTGCAGTTTTGCTCAGGTAATTGCAACTAAAATGTGTCAGGACTGGACACTTGAACTATTGAATGTTGATGAAGTCTGTTTAGTGCCCCAAGAAATTGTAACTGTTTTATGATAAGTGAAATCTACAAGATTACACTGAAGAGATTAACTTTTATGTTTACAGGTGTCACCACCTGCCTGCGGTTCCCTGGCCAGCTGAATGCTGACCTCCGTAAACTTGCTGTCAACATGGTTCCCTTTCCTCGTCTCCACTTCTTTATGCCTGGATTTGCTCCCCTTACCTCTCGTGGTTCGCAGCAGTATCGCGCCTTGACAGTGCCAGAGCTCACTCAGCAGATGTTTGATGCCAAAAACATGATGGCTGCATGTGACCCACGTCATGGCCGATACTTGACTGTTGCTGCAATGTTCCGTGGTCGCATGTCCATGAAAGAGGTAAATTCTTGCATCCTTGATGTAATACACATGTTCTGTTATTTGTGGGAAGATCTCTTTAAATCCAAAAGGGACATGTCAACTTAATGTTTCTCTGGCAACAGGTTGATGAGCAGATGCTGAATGTTCAGAACAAGAACAGCAGCTACTTTGTGGAATGGATCCCCAACAACGTCAAGACTGCTGTCTGTGACATTCCACCCCGAGGTCTCAAAATGTCTTCTACCTTTATTGGTAATTCCACGGCCATTCAGGAGCTATTCAAGCGTATTTCTGAGCAGTTCACTGCCATGTTTCGTCGCAAGGTCAGGGTCCATTCCTTGTGCACTCAAACTGTTATATTCATCTTccaaaaaattaaatgataaaaataatcattcttGGCTTTATAAATGCTTCCTTTAATATAAGATGCTGTTGTATATTGTCTGCCCTTTCTTGATCTTATGTTTGTGCGAACATTTGTATGACATGCATAGACAAGTGtgcataaagttaattttaGGTCAGATCCACAGATCAGTGGGAAATTTTATAGGaaactttaaatgtttgtattgaaaagattgtttttttcttatagcATATGGTGCCTTCTAGAAAACAGTTACAAGTTTAAGGAACAGTTAGCACTTCtcattactcttttttttttatatacactttaacaatttatataacataaataaatatttaaacatgttAATGAAAGCAAACAACCCTGAAGATTTCCCACAAAAGTATTGAATTCATCAccacatacaaaaaaaatttaatgcgAAGATTCCCAGATAATGGAAAGGTtaaatgtcaagaaaaagtgtttATATGGGTTGGGTGCATAAGGTATTagtagttttagtttatttctttttactcCTTGAGCAACATAGAGCTTGATAGGGTATTAAGCATAATTAATAGTAAAGACTTTGACAAACTCTTacatcaatatttttcaaaccCACAGGCTTTCCTGCACTGGTACACTGGTGAGGGGATGGATGAGATGGAGTTCACAGAGGCTGAGTCAAACATGAATGATCTGGTGTCTGAGTATCAGCAGTACCAAGACGCCACAGCCGAGGAGGAGGGTGAGGCTGATGAGGAGGGTGAGCCTGATGAGGAGGAAGCCTAATCTTTCACGAGCGCTGGAGTTGTTTCCACATGACCAACTGTAGcttgcacacagacacactaaccaACTGGTGGAGACAAAGGGTGAAGATAACATCATCTCGGTTTGCTTGTTGCCTTTTACATTGTTGTTGTGTATGGTGTCACTGTtgtttaaactgctttttttgCAAAAGTGAACAGGTGCCAAAAActgtattaaaagaaattgtacattttaaaaagaaaggttaaatgtttaaagttattttcttcattgctgttaataggtttttttaaaatatcttttttaattctttttatttttggtaaaactagaaaaaaattaaacctttAGACTCAAGAATGATAGAAAAGCTTTCAGCATGTG
Proteins encoded:
- the LOC112576240 gene encoding tubulin beta chain-like, which codes for MREIVHIQAGQCGNQIGAKFWEVISDEHGIDPTGTYHGDSDLQLERINVYYNEATGGKYVPRAILVDLEPGTMDSVRSGPFGQVFRPDNFVFGQSGAGNNWAKGHYTEGAELVDSVLDVVRKEAESCDCLQGFQLTHSLGGGTGSGMGTLLISKIREEYPDRIMNTFSVVPSPKVSDTVVEPYNATLSVHQLVENTDETYCIDNEALYDICFRTLKLTTPTYGDLNHLVSATMSGVTTCLRFPGQLNADLRKLAVNMVPFPRLHFFMPGFAPLTSRGSQQYRALTVPELTQQMFDAKNMMAACDPRHGRYLTVAAMFRGRMSMKEVDEQMLNVQNKNSSYFVEWIPNNVKTAVCDIPPRGLKMSSTFIGNSTAIQELFKRISEQFTAMFRRKAFLHWYTGEGMDEMEFTEAESNMNDLVSEYQQYQDATAEEEGEADEEGEPDEEEA